Part of the Spinacia oleracea cultivar Varoflay chromosome 5, BTI_SOV_V1, whole genome shotgun sequence genome, TGATTTAATTATctgttttattgatttttatttGTTGCTCCATCATGGATGTTTGCTTATGCAAAACTCAGATTTACCGCGACATTAAGTGAATGCTCTAAGATCCCTTTTATGTGTAAACATTGTAAATTCATTTGTCATTTGGTAGAAGGGTGGCCTTTAACTCGTCTGTCTTTTGCttgcatttttttgtaacttttattgTAAATATTTGTGGGTGGGGTAGGCCTTGTTCAAGGTACCTGATGATTGAGGACATAAGCATCTTATTGGGCTTTTTTACTATATTTCCACAATAACCAAGAGACTTCAGTGGTTTACCAAGGGACTCTCTACAGAATGAGATTATTACATGGATGATGCCTTAATAGTGTATATGTAGAATTTCCACGACCACATGCATTACTTGGTCTGTCTTTCATTACTTTAAGAATCGTCTTGAATCTGAAGTTCTATACTTGAATGTAGTCCAAGTAGTTGAATAATCGTCCCGCCTGTCCTATTCATATTTGGGTAGTTTTACAAATTTATGCTTTGTTCTTTGCAAGAGTCCAATCTAGTAAAAACCTCATTTCATCATGCGTAAAAGTCGTAAATCACTAGTATGTAATGTTGGCACGTCGCATTAGTTGAAAACTATTTCATTTATATGTTTAGTATGCTATGCTTCATTAGTATAACAGCTCAAAGAATCCTTGATATATTTATGGTTACCTTTATGGAATTATGTTGGCTCCAAGGCCAGTTTAGCTACTTAGTAGCTGTTTGTGACTTGTCCAAACTTAACACACCCCCCTGCCCATTTTTGTGTCTAGAAAACCCCTCTAAATGACCATAAGTGATTAGATCTAGGCTTTTCTCGTGTGTCAACAATTGCTAGCTGACGTGATGATGCCAATAAGCCAGGTAGAAGggacacttttttttttccagagatttcatttgttcttgccTGCTGAGTTTGAGGTGCAGGAAAATTTGGTATCCTATTTTTTAGTTAACATCCACGGTCCATGGGATAGAGCTTTGTTGTGTTTTTCTCAGTTTATACGCTTCATGATTTGGCATGGTTGTTATTATGGTTACTAATTGCACCTAAAAGTGAGAAGAAAAAAATATTTCTCCTCCTTTCACCAATGCCCTTTTTCATTCAAAAAGTTCTTTTTTTGTAAAGGACCCTAAAACAATGTTTCCGCTGCTCCATTCTTGTTAGGGCTAGCCCAAGTTTGAATCGACCTTGCCCAGACCTTGTCAATGACAAGTTCTACACCAGGTTGTTGTGCTCAATAACTAATTCATGACCACAAGCTATAATGTGTATTAGGTTACAAGGTTAAATTAGAAGTGTGTACTGGTTTGTTATAATGACATAATGTGATCTTGGTTTCTGTTATGCTGCATATGCTATTTTCGTGTCCTTTCCGACTTTCCTTTGTTCAGTGTTTACTGTTGAAGTTCTCTAACATTTTCCTAACTCAAAATGGGTTGATCCTAATTGCAGGCTCTTCCTCCCGTGCCTCCAGTAAATGTTACTCTGCAGCCAAGCCATCAGATATTGCCTGTGGGAGTTGTTTTGTCGGTAACTTCCTATTAATCTTTCGGATGTGATAATAGTTTTGTCAGTTTTAATATCTTTTAAATTTCTTCTCATGCTGGATGTGATGGCGGTAGCTCTAGCGAGTTCTGGCAAATTTAACCTGGAAACCCCCCCGATGTGTAGATTTGTGATTCTGTTTGTCATTTGTCAGGTTTTAGGTGCTCAAGTTATTGTTGAAGGGTCAGAGAAGCATAATCCTCTTAGTGAGGGCTCAATATTATGGATAACCGAGGGAAGGTTGCCACTAGGCATTGTGGATGAAATATTCGGGCCTGTCAAAACTCCGTACTATATTGTGAGATATAATTCAGAAAGTGAAGTTCCCTCTGGTATCGAAACTGGCACGTCGGTTGGGTTTGTTCTGGAGTTTGTAGGGCATGTGCTCAATGACAAAAATCTTTATCAGAAAGGATATGATGCTTCTGGTGAAAATGATGAAGAGGTTTTGGAGGAGTTTGATTTCTCTGATGACGAGAAGGAGGCCGAACATAAGAGAATGTTAAAGATGTCAAAAAGAGGGAACAATAATAATCAAGGTCAGGGACCTGTGAGTAAGAGAAAGAACAACAGAAGCCGAGGTAAAACATGGACAAACGACCAACCTTCTGCCTCTCAATCTCCAACAGTCCAATCATCACAACCAACAGTCCAATCATCACAACCAACAGTCCAATCATCACAACCTAGGCAAATGCACCAACCTGTGGGCCCCCATGTATCATCCTCAAGGGAGCGCAATCAGTTAGGCCCATCTCCAACTGGGCCAGTGTTCTCTGGCAGACCTAATGTACCGCCCTTTAATCAGGGCTACCAGTTCGGCCCACCTCCAATGGGGCCATTTTTCCCTAGGGGGCCTTCTCCATATCCTCAGCAACTCCAACCTCAGCAACTCCAACCTCAGCAACTCCAACCTCTCCAACCTCTCCAACCTCAGCAACTCCAGCAACTCCAACCTCAGCAACTCCAACAACTCCAACCTCAGCAACTACAACAACTCCAGCAACTTCAACAACAAGCTGGATTTCTATTAAATGGTTTATTTTCAAACGGGATACCGTTCCAGCAGCAGAATATGGGTTTTCCTGCTGGCATTCAAATGAACGGTATGCCATGGCTGCAGCAAAATCATCCCCAGAATCTTCAAGTGGCTTCAGCATCGCCCGTACCATGGCAACAGCAGCAGCATAATCCACAGATGCCTTTAGCAAATCCAGTTCCGTATCAGCAACCGTTTGATCTTAGTCAGTTGGTGTCCGGAAATAGTGCTCCACCAGTTGGGCCTATGAATTCCTCTGTAAGGCCCACAAATGCACCTTGGGCCGGAATGATCGGCCCAAACCACCCCAACCAAGCTCCAGTAAACCTAGGTCCTCAAGGCCCAGGTTCTCAGGCGACTGTGCTGCAAGGGCAGAGCGGTAATTCCCAACCCCCAACTAGTTTTGGTGGAAATGATGGGTCCTCTCCTCAGTTCAGTCAGGGGCCCTCTTCTGGCAGAGGCGGTAGAGGCGGCAGAGGTGGCAGAGGCCGAGGAAGGAAGCCTTTTCACCGAGGTGGTCACTTTGGTGGTGGAAGAGGTCGTCAGCAGCCCCCAAACTGATCTTTTGTTTGTTATGATCTTTTAATTGAAATTCTAGTGTAACTTTGCCCAATTTTGAAACATGTGCTTATCAAGTTTGTGCATCGGGCAAGCTGTATGACTTTTTTTTGCCAATCTAAAGGTTGATTTTTCTCTCTCACGTGGCAGCTCCGACATATACTATACATGTTTGAATGATATAGTTGTCATTTGATGGTTGTTAAGTGGTTAATGTTGTCAAGTGGTGCATTCAGTTTGTGGGATTAGGAGGTCAGACAGGGTTAGATTGATGTAGCATACACTTCTCTGTACTGCACTAGCTGTTAGTCTGTTACTGCATTTTTCATGTAACAGGGAAGCTACCTCAGGTGATCAAGCTCAGTTCTTGGCTTACTGTAAAAGCCATCAGAATAAGGTCATTGATTCCCCCCCAACCAATCGAACCTCATGTAGTCATGAAGCCATCTGAAGCATCAAATGTAGTAGGAATGATTTCATAAATTTTAGAATACAGTAATTAAAAATAAGGGTTATAGTTTTCACTGTTTGCACTTTGCAGCATATTTCCCAACAATGCTGAATCTCCTTCTATAATACAGTTGAGAACTCCTGCCTCGAGGCCTATACTCAGAGTAATGCATCCACGCAGGACAACCGGTAGGAGGAATAACCGTAGAACAACGAAGAAAAACTTGTATGGCAACTTAACAATTCCAGCAATCTCAAAAACATGAACCAGGCTGCAAGACAGGTCTTGAAAGTTGAGAATAGTGTatgagtttttgagttgtatggTGTTTTGAGTTTTTAAAATCCTGTGGTTTTCAGGGTATTTGATTTGAGGTTTGATGGTTTATGCATTATTTGTTCTTGGGTTCCTTTGATgatttgatttgaatttgattttcaaGCTGTTTTGTTCAAGTTTTGACTGATTGCAGTGATCTATCTGTCTAATTAATGTTTTGCAGGCTCTACATGATGGTAAAGATGTGTTCTTGTAGCTGCAAGTTGATGGAGAATATGCTTACTCCAAAGGGTAACTTTTAATTGATTTGTCATACTCATTTATTTTGTTGCTGAAGTATATATTAGCATGGACAGAAAACAATTTAGGTGCGCATTACTTGATGGGAACTGTTTGCTTGGAGACTCCGATGAATAGGAAGTCGACATATGTGGTGAACTATTCCCACATCTTTAGTTTTAAGTGGTTGAGAAACTTGTTTATTATACTGTAACCTATCTTACTTGGACTCGGGTACACGTGTCTGACAcgggtacgtgtccaagtgtcaGACTCGGCTAACTTGTGAAAAATTTCCAGGATTTAAGTCGAAAATGAAGTGTCGTAGTGTCTGTACCCATGTCTGAGCGTCGAGGATCTGACACGGgtacttgaggtaaaatgaagatTCAGAGTAACATAGACTGTAACCTTGAAGTTGCTTCTTTGGTTCCTGGGAAAAGACATGGTTTTCGGCTGTTTCACTAACTCTCGTCAAATTTATACTGCTATACCGTTTTTAGAATCGTGTGTAGTGTTGGACCATGACAAGAGGCTGGTCTTCCTTAGTTTTTTTGATCAACGATATCACTTATAAGGCTTTAGAAGTTTAGATAACTACTTAGGAGTCttatcttgtttatgtcatggTTAGTTCCTCAGGTAATTCTTTGGTTTCAGCTGGGGTTGGGAGGGAGAAGGGTGATAGGAAAATATGTCCTTCATATTCTTTTCTTTGAGCATTTAGATGATCTAAACTAACGCTTCCTTTTATACGAGTATTTTTCATTTAGGCAGTCTTTTGGAATGTTTAAATGCCTTTCCTAAGATGAACCCATAGATCAGTATAAAACAAAGTAATTGATACTTTTACGGTTTGGTGTAGTAGAATTGTAGGGCATCACCTGCATGGTTAAATTGTTAATAGTAGGTTTTCTGTTTTACCCTGTTAATAAACTGAATCAGTATTTGGTTTTTATGGCTTTCTATGCTGCTAAGTGCGAACATTATCCATGCGGATATATGCTGATTGTTTCCTTGTGCTAATGCAGCAATAGTAACAAATGTCCGTCTGTTGCTCTCATGTTTCAGATTGGTGAGAATGCTACCTATCATAATGTGAGCATCTTTATTGACTTGCTATTCTTTTCCAGCTTTTCCTTCTATCACGTAAAATCTTAACCCTTTAAAAAGCAAGAGAAGCCTTCAATTTTCCTTAAGAATAGTTAAATTACTGTCTTGCCCCTAAATCCTTCATTGAAAAAATTTCATTTTCTCTCAAGAATAAAATTACAACCAAACCCCTTCACAACCTCTGTCTGACTAATGCTGAGTACTCCGTGTTCTTCTGTCTCCCAAAACTCgttgctttctctctcctcacttagCTTTCTCCGTGATTTCCTCCTCCCTTTCCCTCTTCTCCTAtctttttaatgaaattctagTGTAACTTTGCCCAATTTTGAAATGTGTGCTTATCAAGTTTGTGCATCGGGCAAGCTGTATGACTCTTTTTTTACAATCTAAAGGTTGATTTTTCTCTTTCACGTGGCAGCTCCGACATATACTATACATGTTTGAAAGATATATTTGTCATTTGATGGTTGTTAGGTGGTTAATGTTGTTAGCTATTTGAAATTCTGTTTGGAATTTGGATGATTCAAAATGGAATCAGATGTGGTGTATCTTTGTAGGTCTGTAGGTGTAGCTCCTGAACGTGCCCGGCCCGTGCTGGACCGAAAAGTTCAAATCACACCCATGCCCGCTCAGGCCCAGCCCATGGGCCGTCGTGCCTAGGCctaatcctaacacttataaaagcAAGAACTTTGATTTACTATTCCTGTAATAGTGAATTTACGGTTAAACCCTCACTTTCATGCACAATTTTTTTTGGTCTTCTACCTTAAAGACAGTGTAATTACATTTTGCCCTCCTTCCCTTCTGATTGTGCCGCGTGGCCTTTTTACCCTCTCCTCCGAACCCTCCTGCTTTCAACCCTCTCCTCCCTTTTCTTACCTGCTGCTTCTTTCTCCTGTGCTAGGGCTTACTCAAGGCGATCTGCAGGCTTTAGATCCCCGGCAAGGTACTTGTGCTAATGTGTTGTTGATTTTCGATTAATTCAACTATATGATCTTAATTTTTCATTTGTTGTTAATTTTTCGATTACTTTTGACTAAATGCCCTCAATTCTGCTTTTTTCCTCTCTCAATTTTCTTCGTTTATCTATTTTGTATCGGTTTTTTGGATTAtctgttgattttatttgtatttttattggttcAAAAAGTGTAGTTTTCTGATATGAAAGATACATTCTGTTTGTTTTTTGTTAGCTCTGTTGTGAGTTTGTTTTATTGTCCAATTAGTGTATCCCCACTTCATAGTCTATAGGCTAAGGGACAGGCCTGTTTGAACACTGCTTGTCCCTGTCAATTTTCTCAAATGCTTGCTGATTATGGTTTTGTAAGCAGCTTATAAGTGTGATTTGTGCAAAGTTTTAGGTTTTCCGAGTCAATATTTTTTAGTGCAATGGTTAATAAACCTAAATTATAAGACTTCATAGCAAATTATGCTCCGAAAATCAGTCATTGTATTGTTGAATACTGCTTAATGTCTGTCAGTTTGTTCAAATGACAGCTTAGAAGTGCGGGGGATACTTAGACTCTTATGGTTGTTGTTGGTTATAAATCTTTACCTCTTAGAACAGTAAGGGACCATAGTGTTGCAGAGTCTAGCCAGTTTTTCGGGGGAAGAAGGTGGTGTTGTGTATAggaagggaagaagaagaaacatGGGAAATGGAGAAGGGGAAGTTCTGATGGGAGTTATCAGTTCAAAGCTTCTCATGGAAGCTAATTTGATAAGCCTACGAAAGATAAGAAGTATCAAAAGAAGCTGAAACTTCACATATCAGGTATTTATTTCTGTTTGTTCCCCTTCACCAAGTAATAATGTGTATGTTATCTTGTTGTTGTCATTTATTTTTGTGCTATAGTAGGAGTACTCAACGAAATGTTAACACAACTCTAATATCCACATAGGAATCAGATAGACCCTGAAACGGTGAAATACTTATCTTAGATTGCGAATGTACTAGAAAGTGTTAAAGTAGATTAGTAGAGTTGGAAGAGTGTTCTGTCGTTTGTGGTAATTCTTTGGAGGACAGCAGAGGGAAAGATATGGAGCTTGCAAATAACCGTATTATCTTCCACATGATGCAAACGTTGTTGAACTGCTGTGATGCGGACCATATTTGTGGTTTTCTTTGTAGTTGTGCGTCAATAAGAATAGGCAAACAACACGTACTATATATCTTACAGATTGACGAACACAAACTAGGGACTGAGATTGCTGCTGAAACTTCTGTTGTCGTGGCTGCTGCTTCAATTGTCTTTAGCAAAACTGATAAAGCATATGCTCGCCAACTCCTCAACAAGGCTAAATCAGTAATGTTCCTCTTTCACATCGTATGCCCCATTCCCAGCACTAATTCTTACTCAATACATTAAAGAGTAATGCATGCATGAATCATGATATCTGATATGATGATTAATTAACCTCGTACATCAATGCCTAATATGGCACTGGTCCCCTAGCGCAGCTCTTTAGATTTGCTGGAAGTTTAAAAGGAACATTTGATGGAGAATGCCCCTTCTACTGCTCTTTATCTGGCTCTAATGTAAGCTCCTATATCTCTCTATCTAGAATGTGCATTTCTCTTTTTCAGATAATCGGGATTTGTAAAGCAACCAACTTTGTACATGCAGGACGAGAACCAAACCTACTACCATTACAGAAGATCAGTCTGTTGATGCTACCATAAGTGGATTTAATTGGGACCTCAAATATGCCGGAAGCCAGATCCTTCTCACCGAAGTAAGTGCGCACTGCTGG contains:
- the LOC110776774 gene encoding protein MLP1 homolog isoform X1, coding for MVGFIRESLKQEEESVANQQKLKTTHCPESFRFDFEGYSSEFGGYSLTSVEPFLDFDSIKDWIEEMQGPDSGAECKAEMGSGNNVGGNLENEIGNNLVDPVQGLDASEKSVLMKVECSGSDAQMGSRDGIGGDNSLVKLDGMNDCCMDVKKEDLGSSELAEINPDGSFVEPKISVGDGDESGVLGDRSSHKIESLDFSIEEGLEKVTLIVDEEGLAVADSGMKKVVGTPVVEEDSDSDSESECETSSSASSSASSSSSESDEEEEVKEKEKCNIKRENTKQTIDMEEGQIIDSDTENMVSLSGNNEEEDDDVNSDVNSEEFQLDDDAIADEYEDTVKGPIKSVNELKALPPVPPVNVTLQPSHQILPVGVVLSVLGAQVIVEGSEKHNPLSEGSILWITEGRLPLGIVDEIFGPVKTPYYIVRYNSESEVPSGIETGTSVGFVLEFVGHVLNDKNLYQKGYDASGENDEEVLEEFDFSDDEKEAEHKRMLKMSKRGNNNNQGQGPVSKRKNNRSRGKTWTNDQPSASQSPTVQSSQPTVQSSQPTVQSSQPRQMHQPVGPHVSSSRERNQLGPSPTGPVFSGRPNVPPFNQGYQFGPPPMGPFFPRGPSPYPQQLQPQQLQPQQLQPLQPLQPQQLQQLQPQQLQQLQPQQLQQLQQLQQQAGFLLNGLFSNGIPFQQQNMGFPAGIQMNGMPWLQQNHPQNLQVASASPVPWQQQQHNPQMPLANPVPYQQPFDLSQLVSGNSAPPVGPMNSSVRPTNAPWAGMIGPNHPNQAPVNLGPQGPGSQATVLQGQSGNSQPPTSFGGNDGSSPQFSQGPSSGRGGRGGRGGRGRGRKPFHRGGHFGGGRGRQQPPN
- the LOC110776774 gene encoding H/ACA ribonucleoprotein complex non-core subunit NAF1 isoform X2 is translated as MQGPDSGAECKAEMGSGNNVGGNLENEIGNNLVDPVQGLDASEKSVLMKVECSGSDAQMGSRDGIGGDNSLVKLDGMNDCCMDVKKEDLGSSELAEINPDGSFVEPKISVGDGDESGVLGDRSSHKIESLDFSIEEGLEKVTLIVDEEGLAVADSGMKKVVGTPVVEEDSDSDSESECETSSSASSSASSSSSESDEEEEVKEKEKCNIKRENTKQTIDMEEGQIIDSDTENMVSLSGNNEEEDDDVNSDVNSEEFQLDDDAIADEYEDTVKGPIKSVNELKALPPVPPVNVTLQPSHQILPVGVVLSVLGAQVIVEGSEKHNPLSEGSILWITEGRLPLGIVDEIFGPVKTPYYIVRYNSESEVPSGIETGTSVGFVLEFVGHVLNDKNLYQKGYDASGENDEEVLEEFDFSDDEKEAEHKRMLKMSKRGNNNNQGQGPVSKRKNNRSRGKTWTNDQPSASQSPTVQSSQPTVQSSQPTVQSSQPRQMHQPVGPHVSSSRERNQLGPSPTGPVFSGRPNVPPFNQGYQFGPPPMGPFFPRGPSPYPQQLQPQQLQPQQLQPLQPLQPQQLQQLQPQQLQQLQPQQLQQLQQLQQQAGFLLNGLFSNGIPFQQQNMGFPAGIQMNGMPWLQQNHPQNLQVASASPVPWQQQQHNPQMPLANPVPYQQPFDLSQLVSGNSAPPVGPMNSSVRPTNAPWAGMIGPNHPNQAPVNLGPQGPGSQATVLQGQSGNSQPPTSFGGNDGSSPQFSQGPSSGRGGRGGRGGRGRGRKPFHRGGHFGGGRGRQQPPN